One Tolypothrix bouteillei VB521301 DNA window includes the following coding sequences:
- the folB gene encoding dihydroneopterin aldolase, with amino-acid sequence MDCIHLTGIRSYGYTGYLAEEQVLGQWFEVDVRLWLDLAKAGQTDAIEDTIDYRSIISLVQNTVKTSKFALVERLTASIADSILASSDRVTQVQVILSKPAAPIPDFGGKISIDLTKKR; translated from the coding sequence ATGGACTGCATTCATCTAACAGGAATTCGGAGTTACGGCTACACGGGTTACTTAGCTGAAGAACAAGTTCTGGGACAATGGTTTGAGGTGGACGTGAGGTTATGGTTAGATCTCGCAAAAGCGGGTCAAACCGATGCTATAGAAGATACTATAGATTACCGCAGTATTATCAGCTTAGTGCAAAATACAGTGAAGACATCAAAGTTTGCTTTGGTGGAACGATTAACGGCGTCTATTGCTGATTCTATTTTGGCATCGAGCGATCGCGTGACGCAAGTTCAAGTCATTTTAAGTAAACCTGCTGCGCCCATCCCCGACTTTGGTGGCAAAATTAGTATCGATCTCACAAAAAAAAGATGA